A window of Lacibacter sediminis contains these coding sequences:
- a CDS encoding ABC transporter permease, producing the protein MFRNYFKTALRNLGRNRTFAAINVIGLVLGLAVFMLIMLWVQYEMNYNGFHKDKERIAAVMSNQKFENGEVQTFSAVPALLAPAIQKDLPAVEYAANVSWGDERQFTVGDKNFVEFGLYVSPEFLKIFNFPLLSGHNKDVLTQPNTILISEKLAQKYFGTENPVGKIITIEQNKVYRVEGILKDVPEHATLRFDYLMPINDYLNGADGSNANWEISNVRAYLKLKPGVDKNQFQKSFTNILAKYTNKQPQTTNFLWALDDWYLRYDFKDGKYAGGGRIAYVKLFIAIAFFILLLACINFMNLSTARATQRAKEVGVRKVIGADRSSLVKQFISESILLSLLSGIIAVTVVLLALPLFNSFFGKDISIDFSDWKNTGVFLSIILITGLLAGSYPAFVLSSFKPIKVLKNVFVSPYQGSVFIRKGLVVAQFVVSVALIVGTIIISQQVNYIQSRDLGFNKEHLIWFPNHVPADKNETFIRELNKVPGVISTSQASITFTMSNNRGTQVNWPGKKEGQNVFFSFVASSSDLVKTMGLKITEGNTFIGNYAADTSKVLVNEEAVKRMGLKNPVGQTLDLYYGKATIAGVVKDFHFESLHNPIAPAIIMCRPDWTWLMYVRTDGNNMQKTLARIEEVYKAMAPGFVFEYNFQDKEYERLYKSESQIGILVNWFTFFAVLISCLGLFGLTAYTVERKAKEIGIRKVLGATVLGIVTMLSKEFVVLVLLSVLIAAIPAYYFMNDWLNNYAYRIDLHWWVFLFAGVFALMIALVTVSLQAIKAAVTNPIKSLRTE; encoded by the coding sequence ATGTTTAGAAATTATTTCAAAACAGCATTGCGCAACCTTGGCAGAAACAGAACCTTTGCGGCCATCAATGTTATTGGTCTTGTACTTGGGTTAGCTGTATTCATGCTGATAATGCTTTGGGTGCAGTATGAAATGAATTATAATGGATTTCATAAAGACAAGGAAAGAATTGCAGCTGTGATGAGCAACCAGAAATTTGAAAATGGCGAAGTGCAGACTTTTTCTGCTGTTCCGGCTTTATTAGCGCCTGCCATTCAAAAAGATCTGCCAGCTGTTGAGTATGCAGCTAACGTATCATGGGGCGATGAAAGACAATTTACAGTTGGAGATAAAAATTTTGTGGAATTTGGACTTTATGTGAGCCCGGAGTTTCTTAAAATTTTCAACTTCCCTTTGCTGAGTGGACATAATAAGGACGTGTTAACCCAGCCAAATACAATCTTGATTTCGGAGAAGTTAGCACAGAAATACTTTGGCACTGAAAACCCGGTTGGAAAAATAATTACAATTGAACAAAATAAAGTATATCGGGTTGAGGGTATTTTAAAAGATGTTCCTGAGCATGCAACCCTTCGTTTTGATTATTTGATGCCCATAAACGATTATTTGAACGGAGCTGATGGAAGTAATGCAAACTGGGAAATAAGTAATGTACGTGCTTATCTAAAGTTGAAACCGGGTGTTGACAAAAATCAGTTCCAAAAAAGTTTTACAAACATACTCGCAAAGTATACAAATAAGCAACCTCAAACGACTAACTTTCTGTGGGCACTTGACGATTGGTATCTCCGTTACGATTTTAAAGATGGTAAGTATGCAGGCGGGGGAAGAATTGCTTATGTAAAACTATTTATTGCTATTGCCTTCTTTATTTTATTATTGGCTTGCATAAATTTTATGAATCTCTCAACTGCAAGAGCAACGCAGAGAGCAAAAGAAGTTGGGGTGCGCAAGGTAATAGGTGCAGACCGCAGTTCATTGGTGAAGCAGTTCATAAGCGAGTCAATTCTGCTTTCTCTCTTATCGGGAATTATTGCTGTAACTGTAGTGTTGCTTGCTCTGCCGTTATTCAATTCGTTTTTTGGCAAAGACATCAGTATTGATTTTAGTGATTGGAAAAATACAGGAGTATTTCTCTCAATTATACTCATTACTGGATTGCTTGCCGGTAGTTACCCAGCATTCGTATTATCATCCTTCAAGCCAATAAAGGTTTTAAAGAATGTGTTTGTTTCTCCTTATCAAGGTTCTGTTTTTATCAGAAAAGGATTAGTGGTCGCTCAGTTTGTTGTGTCGGTTGCATTGATCGTTGGTACGATCATTATTTCGCAGCAGGTAAATTATATACAGAGCCGGGACCTTGGATTTAATAAAGAGCATTTGATCTGGTTCCCCAATCATGTGCCTGCCGATAAAAATGAAACATTCATCCGTGAGTTGAATAAAGTGCCTGGTGTTATCAGTACATCGCAGGCATCCATTACGTTTACCATGTCAAATAACCGTGGTACACAGGTCAATTGGCCCGGAAAAAAAGAAGGGCAGAATGTATTCTTCAGCTTTGTGGCAAGCAGCAGCGACTTAGTAAAGACTATGGGATTAAAAATAACAGAAGGCAATACATTCATTGGTAATTATGCGGCAGATACAAGCAAAGTGCTGGTGAATGAGGAGGCTGTGAAACGTATGGGATTAAAGAATCCTGTAGGACAAACGTTGGATTTATATTACGGTAAAGCAACCATAGCAGGGGTGGTGAAAGATTTTCATTTTGAATCATTGCACAACCCGATAGCACCGGCGATTATCATGTGCCGGCCAGATTGGACATGGCTTATGTATGTGCGAACTGACGGTAATAATATGCAGAAAACACTTGCAAGGATAGAAGAAGTTTATAAGGCGATGGCACCTGGGTTTGTGTTTGAATATAATTTTCAGGATAAAGAATATGAACGATTGTACAAAAGTGAATCGCAGATCGGCATACTGGTGAACTGGTTTACTTTTTTTGCTGTGCTTATTTCGTGCCTCGGGTTGTTTGGTCTCACTGCATACACAGTTGAACGAAAGGCAAAAGAAATTGGCATCAGAAAGGTATTGGGAGCAACTGTTTTAGGCATTGTAACGATGTTGTCAAAAGAATTTGTAGTGTTGGTACTCTTATCAGTATTGATTGCTGCAATACCTGCTTATTACTTTATGAATGATTGGCTTAATAACTATGCTTATCGCATCGATTTGCATTGGTGGGTCTTTCTTTTTGCAGGAGTATTTGCATTAATGATAGCACTCGTGACTGTTAGCCTGCAGGCAATAAAAGCTGCTGTTACCAACCCGATCAAAAGTTTACGAACCGAATAA
- a CDS encoding ABC transporter permease, translated as MIRNFLKVAWRNLWKNKLFSFINIVGLGLAIPFALLSLIQVQSAYEFDNFHPYPERTFRIITDVTDNVGTKTKYALSPVAASEQLNLGYPYIEQSTFVVREFGWQLNNRLKTIDVNSIYVEPAFFDMFGFQLEKGTRPVEPNTLVLTKEKAEVFFGTVDPVGKLLSHPDYGEFTVTGVLKPYKRNTHLRSDIMISMATYKRVNKDSGLTSLSGFTYVLLKPGVEEKNLDAALTSIAAKLNRQAASLSLKETLHFRKQYIEKLAPDFDDLRGNSYVESLLDLAVNFGFALALLLLAGFNYVNLTLARSLSRSKEVGVRKVAGALRYQLVWQFICEAILVALLALVVGFIMLNLMEQFSYVNWFTWEVDNKFIIWGVFIAFAIFIGVLAGFFPARILSGFQPAKVLKGNISPATFGKMGLRNSLVVIQFVATSLFIFLVATLYGQFKYMATDNENFNREQIYHVSFNGDYRLLKNDINANKSVERIGLVSTPFGGSSAQCAIKKDKLEQNTEASYYAADADFVTNMNLQIIAGKNLPLSNSDSVSDFIVVNEQTVRSLGLGTPQEAIGKVIYLNNNRQATIHGVVKDFCYHVYQFAAKPLLLQYNPSQFHVLSIKTKTDVEDPVFKSEINSIWKKYHPHEELAFSNYQKDLYDRYFPGRDMRFMGMFCLVVLVIAVMGLLGIVTYHTERRVKEIGIRKVMGASVPAIVKELSRSFVKLIVISAGIALPVSYMAGYVFIKLFAYNDGINIFMLCLLFCMIFTIALFTIIYKSMQAASANPVKNLRTE; from the coding sequence ATGATCAGGAATTTTCTAAAAGTAGCTTGGCGTAATCTCTGGAAGAATAAATTATTTTCCTTTATTAATATAGTTGGGCTTGGCCTCGCCATTCCCTTTGCGTTACTGAGTTTGATTCAGGTGCAGAGCGCATACGAGTTCGATAATTTTCACCCATATCCGGAACGAACATTTAGAATTATTACAGATGTCACGGATAATGTTGGTACAAAAACAAAATATGCATTATCGCCTGTTGCTGCATCAGAACAGCTAAATCTAGGCTATCCCTATATTGAGCAATCAACATTTGTGGTACGTGAATTTGGCTGGCAGTTAAACAACCGTTTAAAGACGATTGATGTTAACAGTATTTATGTTGAACCTGCTTTCTTTGACATGTTTGGATTTCAGTTAGAGAAGGGTACACGGCCTGTTGAACCAAATACATTGGTGCTCACGAAAGAAAAAGCAGAGGTGTTTTTTGGAACGGTTGATCCCGTTGGTAAATTACTCAGTCACCCCGACTATGGTGAGTTTACTGTAACAGGTGTGTTGAAACCTTATAAACGTAATACGCATTTGCGTAGCGACATTATGATTTCAATGGCTACTTACAAAAGAGTAAATAAAGATTCGGGTCTTACTTCCCTGAGTGGGTTCACTTATGTGTTACTGAAGCCGGGGGTAGAAGAAAAGAATCTTGATGCAGCTTTGACTTCCATTGCAGCTAAACTTAACAGACAGGCAGCATCGCTTTCTTTAAAAGAAACACTTCACTTCCGTAAACAATACATTGAGAAGCTTGCTCCTGACTTTGATGATCTTCGTGGTAATTCCTATGTTGAATCTTTACTCGATCTGGCAGTGAACTTTGGATTTGCATTGGCATTGCTGTTGTTAGCCGGGTTTAACTATGTGAATCTTACACTGGCCCGTTCACTCAGTCGTTCAAAAGAAGTTGGTGTACGTAAAGTGGCAGGTGCCTTGCGTTATCAACTGGTGTGGCAATTTATCTGTGAAGCAATTCTTGTTGCATTACTCGCATTAGTGGTTGGGTTTATTATGTTGAATCTGATGGAGCAGTTCAGTTATGTAAACTGGTTTACCTGGGAGGTTGATAATAAATTTATTATTTGGGGAGTATTTATCGCCTTTGCCATTTTTATTGGAGTGCTTGCCGGATTTTTCCCTGCAAGAATATTATCAGGTTTTCAACCGGCGAAAGTCTTAAAAGGAAATATAAGTCCCGCTACGTTTGGAAAGATGGGCTTGCGAAACAGCCTGGTTGTTATTCAGTTTGTAGCCACTTCGCTCTTTATATTTTTAGTTGCTACATTATATGGCCAGTTTAAATACATGGCAACCGATAACGAAAATTTTAACCGTGAACAGATATATCATGTTTCTTTCAACGGAGATTACCGGCTGTTAAAGAACGATATTAATGCTAACAAATCTGTGGAGCGAATAGGACTCGTGTCTACGCCATTCGGTGGCAGTTCTGCACAATGTGCCATCAAAAAGGATAAGCTGGAGCAGAATACCGAAGCCAGTTATTATGCAGCAGATGCTGATTTTGTTACAAACATGAATCTGCAGATCATTGCCGGGAAGAATCTTCCTCTATCGAATAGCGATTCTGTATCTGATTTCATCGTGGTAAATGAACAAACTGTAAGATCACTTGGCTTGGGTACACCGCAGGAAGCAATAGGTAAAGTCATTTATTTAAATAACAACCGCCAGGCTACAATTCACGGTGTAGTAAAAGATTTCTGTTATCATGTGTATCAGTTTGCAGCAAAGCCATTGTTGTTGCAGTACAATCCATCACAGTTTCATGTGTTGAGCATTAAAACCAAAACAGATGTGGAAGATCCAGTGTTTAAAAGTGAGATCAACAGCATCTGGAAAAAATATCATCCACATGAAGAGCTGGCATTCTCCAACTATCAAAAGGATTTGTATGATCGTTATTTTCCCGGAAGAGACATGCGGTTCATGGGCATGTTTTGTTTGGTGGTGTTAGTGATCGCTGTGATGGGCTTATTAGGTATTGTTACCTATCATACAGAACGACGTGTGAAAGAGATCGGCATACGGAAGGTGATGGGGGCATCGGTGCCTGCGATTGTGAAAGAGTTATCAAGGAGTTTTGTAAAGCTGATTGTGATATCTGCGGGCATTGCATTGCCGGTTAGTTATATGGCGGGTTATGTATTCATCAAGTTGTTTGCTTACAATGACGGCATCAACATCTTCATGTTGTGCTTATTATTCTGTATGATTTTCACCATTGCGTTGTTTACGATTATTTATAAATCTATGCAGGCAGCATCGGCAAACCCGGTTAAAAATTTACGAACCGAATAA
- a CDS encoding ABC transporter permease, giving the protein MLSNYLSLSFRRLFRNKFHTTINLVGLVIGFTIGLVVLLAVYGQFTFDKNHLNRDKIYQVYHVFHKASGDEIGNTFGFPAAEIFKAEATAVDKSTRFLHGSNTIIYKEKEVDITTMLVDEDFLQMFTFPVVKGNAVNPLSNLSNIVITEKTAKIIFGDEDPVGKTIQSPYGGKLKEMIVAAVVKDIPRNSTIEFDAVARVEVRPDYAVDKTNWNNQHHPVFLQLKDNATVQQAEQQLRAINKKYLADWSVSLKRDGAIPDKKGDVFTTYLLSLKDLHFSPRINNVGNSVNKAELVAMLAISLLIILIACFNFVNINLANAFTRSKEIGVRKCLGAAKDSLFVQLWSESFIICSIAFLFSLVLTNIIIGIIQRQSPSNMPLHELLWNPGYLLMTFGLLLLVSFIAGGYPSWLMAKLKVVETLKGKISLKRKSIARSSLIVIQFVIACIMISSTLIIYSQFKFMQNADLGVNKEYVIVVPFHKPEKGLRNIEKLRSRLSSNPAILSLTGSNINIGLGRDGATTRISNRFGYKDTEISTNMADIEYDYLKTFGIKPIEGNDIDLSYAADSLPQVLLTESLAKQFNEKQIVGQKIVVDSGFPAWNIVGVIPDFHLYSMRESKQPLALMMNKRAGIRYCFIKTNAQNKVAVMEAVKKEMAILEPGREFKGSFMDDNINNWYKQEKMMSIMLSIAAAIAIVLSCLGLLAMVLLIIQQRVKEIGVRKVLGASVPNISYLISKEFLLLVLIAVLIATPISWLAMNKWLQSFAYRIDISIWMFILVAVIALLFAFITICYNTVKAAVANPVKSLRTE; this is encoded by the coding sequence ATGCTCAGTAATTATTTGTCATTATCATTTCGTCGCCTGTTCAGGAATAAATTTCATACAACCATCAACCTGGTTGGTTTGGTAATAGGTTTTACAATCGGACTTGTTGTATTGCTTGCGGTATATGGTCAATTTACATTTGATAAAAATCATCTGAACCGTGACAAGATTTACCAGGTGTATCATGTATTTCACAAAGCAAGTGGCGATGAGATCGGTAATACTTTTGGTTTCCCAGCAGCAGAAATATTTAAAGCGGAAGCGACAGCTGTTGATAAATCCACCCGTTTCTTACATGGAAGCAACACGATAATTTATAAGGAAAAGGAAGTAGACATTACAACCATGTTGGTTGATGAAGATTTTCTGCAAATGTTTACATTCCCGGTTGTGAAAGGGAATGCTGTTAACCCATTGAGTAATCTGTCAAATATTGTGATCACTGAAAAAACAGCAAAGATCATTTTCGGTGATGAAGATCCGGTAGGAAAAACGATCCAATCGCCTTATGGCGGTAAGCTAAAAGAAATGATCGTTGCAGCGGTAGTAAAAGATATTCCAAGAAACTCTACCATCGAGTTTGATGCCGTGGCTCGGGTTGAAGTAAGACCCGATTATGCGGTTGATAAAACAAACTGGAATAACCAACACCATCCTGTGTTTCTGCAATTAAAGGATAATGCTACAGTGCAACAGGCCGAACAGCAATTGAGGGCAATCAATAAAAAATATCTTGCTGATTGGTCGGTAAGTTTAAAACGTGATGGAGCTATTCCCGATAAAAAGGGTGATGTATTCACCACATATTTACTTTCTTTAAAGGATCTGCATTTTTCCCCTCGCATTAATAATGTCGGAAATTCAGTGAACAAAGCTGAGCTCGTCGCTATGCTGGCAATAAGCTTGTTGATCATTTTGATCGCATGTTTCAATTTTGTAAACATCAACCTCGCAAACGCATTTACAAGAAGTAAAGAAATTGGTGTGCGTAAATGCCTGGGTGCTGCAAAAGACAGCCTGTTTGTACAGTTATGGAGCGAAAGCTTTATTATTTGCAGCATTGCTTTCCTGTTTTCATTGGTTCTTACAAATATTATTATCGGTATCATACAACGTCAATCGCCATCGAATATGCCGTTGCATGAATTGTTATGGAACCCGGGATATTTGTTGATGACGTTTGGTTTGTTGTTGCTGGTGTCGTTTATAGCAGGCGGATATCCTTCCTGGCTTATGGCAAAACTTAAAGTTGTAGAAACCCTTAAAGGAAAAATATCACTGAAACGAAAAAGTATTGCACGAAGTTCATTAATTGTAATACAGTTTGTGATAGCCTGTATTATGATCAGTAGTACACTTATTATTTACAGCCAGTTTAAGTTTATGCAAAATGCAGACCTTGGTGTAAATAAAGAGTATGTTATTGTAGTTCCGTTTCATAAACCAGAGAAGGGATTACGCAATATTGAGAAACTACGTTCACGGTTATCATCAAACCCCGCTATTCTTTCGCTTACAGGTAGTAATATTAATATCGGGCTTGGCAGAGATGGTGCAACCACCAGAATAAGCAATCGGTTTGGTTATAAGGACACGGAGATCAGTACCAACATGGCTGACATTGAGTATGATTACCTGAAAACGTTTGGTATCAAACCAATTGAAGGAAATGATATCGACCTTTCTTATGCTGCCGATAGTTTACCACAGGTATTACTTACAGAAAGCCTTGCAAAGCAGTTCAATGAAAAGCAAATTGTTGGTCAAAAGATAGTTGTTGACAGTGGTTTCCCTGCATGGAATATTGTTGGAGTCATTCCTGATTTCCATTTGTATTCTATGCGTGAATCAAAGCAACCACTTGCTTTGATGATGAATAAGAGGGCTGGCATTCGTTACTGTTTTATCAAAACAAATGCGCAGAATAAAGTAGCGGTAATGGAAGCGGTGAAAAAAGAAATGGCCATCCTTGAACCGGGGCGTGAATTCAAAGGATCGTTCATGGATGATAATATCAATAACTGGTATAAGCAGGAGAAAATGATGTCGATTATGTTGAGTATTGCTGCAGCTATTGCAATTGTGTTATCCTGTTTGGGATTGCTGGCAATGGTATTACTTATCATTCAGCAACGTGTAAAAGAAATTGGCGTACGCAAAGTGTTAGGCGCAAGCGTACCGAATATATCTTATCTCATTTCAAAAGAGTTTTTATTGCTGGTACTCATCGCAGTGTTGATTGCTACACCTATTTCATGGCTGGCGATGAACAAATGGTTACAATCATTTGCTTACCGTATTGATATCAGTATCTGGATGTTTATACTGGTGGCAGTAATCGCATTGTTATTTGCGTTCATCACTATTTGCTATAATACCGTGAAGGCTGCTGTGGCAAACCCGGTTAAAAGTTTACGCACCGAATAA
- a CDS encoding ABC transporter permease has product MLKNYFKIAFRNLWRNKLYSFINISGLAMGIAAFLLILQYVSFEKSVNGFHKDLSSIYRLLNEDQKGQTWPQVEPGWAQRAKESFPEIEDYCRFEEGAGQGIVRRDVEKAEPFRETEIGYAEGNFFEFFSFKVIEGQTTAFKKSNVVFLSQAAVKKYFANDDPLGQALTLYNQFGKATYIVEGVYEIPENSDIRFDMVFSLATLKNPANLNGNDWAELDNLNSQYINTFFRLSDGADHKRLEQKLTTLRTQLKKDKDGLQFRLQSFANVHLPASFSDYYQTSGNLKYVYILSVIALLILAIAWFNYINLSTANSLKRASEVGVRKVVGASRQSLVMQFLGESLLVNLIGFGLGLLIVQLIQPLFNDIVGKELSLSSLLYTKTWMIGLLLLITGSLLSGAYTAFSLSGFNPVETLKGKLIKTTQGVVLRKSLVVFQFAISIGLLLVTAFIYQQLNYMQNENLGVNTEQLLVIRGPQVGRDSTYKDRRNAFVNMIAQQSYVKDYALSGSVPGNGFNFATSGFSQPGSRKGDEFKSFSFTLIDDRYLNTFQIGLAGGRTFTQAETMVEWNDNDKVLMNEKAIEELGFKSVDDALNTKVQWDERKLQIIGVVKNYHHTGLQRAIEPIIFYPQSNSAYFTVRLSSDKIQDNVAKLEKLFKSYFINNPFEYFFADENFNKQYITEQQYSRLFTTASVWAIIIACLGLFGLATYTVESRTKEIGVRKVLGASVFNITQLLSKDFLRLVIISFVIATPVAWFAMNKWLQDFAYRIDLSWWVFAIAGLAAVTIAIATISFQAIKAAVANPVKSLRTE; this is encoded by the coding sequence ATGCTCAAGAACTATTTCAAGATCGCTTTCAGAAATTTATGGCGTAACAAGCTGTATAGTTTCATCAATATTTCCGGTTTGGCAATGGGTATTGCAGCATTTCTGTTGATATTGCAATATGTAAGTTTTGAGAAGAGCGTAAATGGTTTTCATAAAGATCTGTCATCGATCTATCGATTGTTGAATGAAGATCAAAAAGGACAAACATGGCCACAGGTAGAACCAGGTTGGGCGCAACGGGCTAAAGAAAGTTTTCCCGAAATAGAAGACTATTGCAGATTTGAAGAAGGCGCAGGACAAGGAATTGTTCGTCGTGATGTGGAAAAGGCAGAGCCATTCAGAGAAACTGAAATTGGTTATGCTGAAGGTAATTTTTTTGAGTTCTTCAGTTTTAAAGTAATCGAAGGACAGACAACTGCATTTAAAAAATCAAATGTTGTGTTTCTGTCGCAAGCCGCTGTAAAAAAATATTTTGCGAACGATGATCCACTGGGTCAAGCGTTGACTTTGTACAACCAGTTTGGTAAAGCAACCTATATAGTAGAAGGCGTATATGAAATACCTGAGAATTCAGACATCCGGTTTGATATGGTTTTTTCGCTGGCAACATTGAAAAATCCTGCTAACCTCAACGGAAATGATTGGGCCGAACTTGATAACCTCAATTCACAATACATCAATACCTTTTTCCGGTTAAGTGATGGTGCGGATCATAAACGACTGGAACAAAAATTAACCACACTCAGAACACAGCTTAAAAAAGATAAAGATGGATTGCAGTTTCGGTTGCAGTCATTTGCTAATGTGCATTTGCCAGCATCGTTCAGCGATTATTATCAAACAAGTGGTAACCTGAAATATGTTTACATCCTGAGTGTTATTGCATTGCTCATTCTTGCAATTGCGTGGTTCAACTACATTAATCTTTCCACGGCCAATTCGTTAAAACGTGCAAGTGAAGTTGGTGTGCGCAAGGTAGTGGGCGCATCACGTCAATCGCTGGTGATGCAATTTCTTGGTGAATCGTTATTGGTAAACCTGATTGGATTTGGGTTGGGCTTGTTGATCGTGCAACTTATTCAACCATTGTTCAATGATATCGTTGGCAAAGAGCTTTCGTTGTCGTCGTTGTTGTATACAAAAACATGGATGATCGGATTGCTGCTGCTCATTACAGGCTCATTGCTTTCCGGCGCATATACGGCTTTCAGTTTGTCCGGGTTCAATCCTGTTGAAACATTAAAAGGTAAACTCATCAAAACAACCCAAGGCGTTGTATTACGAAAATCACTGGTGGTTTTTCAGTTTGCTATTTCAATCGGTTTGTTGCTTGTTACTGCATTTATTTACCAGCAGTTGAATTATATGCAGAATGAGAACCTTGGTGTAAACACAGAGCAATTGCTGGTTATCCGTGGTCCGCAGGTGGGCCGTGACAGTACATATAAAGACAGGCGGAATGCATTCGTTAATATGATCGCTCAACAGAGTTATGTAAAAGATTATGCGTTGAGTGGCAGTGTGCCCGGCAATGGTTTCAATTTTGCAACATCCGGTTTTAGCCAGCCGGGCTCACGAAAAGGAGATGAGTTCAAATCATTTTCATTTACATTGATCGATGATCGCTATCTCAATACTTTTCAGATCGGCTTGGCAGGAGGCCGCACATTTACGCAGGCAGAAACAATGGTGGAATGGAATGACAATGATAAAGTGCTGATGAATGAAAAAGCGATTGAAGAGCTGGGCTTTAAATCAGTGGATGATGCATTGAATACAAAAGTACAGTGGGATGAACGTAAGCTGCAGATTATTGGAGTAGTAAAAAATTATCACCATACGGGTTTACAACGGGCCATTGAACCAATCATTTTCTATCCGCAAAGCAACAGTGCCTACTTCACGGTGCGGTTAAGCTCAGATAAAATACAGGATAACGTGGCAAAGCTGGAGAAGCTGTTTAAATCATATTTCATCAATAACCCGTTTGAGTATTTTTTTGCGGATGAGAATTTTAATAAGCAATATATCACCGAGCAACAATACAGCCGCCTGTTTACAACGGCATCTGTTTGGGCAATCATCATTGCATGTCTTGGTTTATTTGGTTTGGCTACTTATACGGTTGAATCAAGAACAAAAGAGATCGGCGTTCGCAAAGTATTGGGCGCAAGCGTATTTAACATCACGCAATTGTTATCAAAAGATTTTTTACGTCTTGTGATCATTTCGTTTGTGATTGCAACGCCTGTTGCCTGGTTTGCAATGAATAAATGGTTGCAGGATTTTGCTTATCGCATCGATCTCTCATGGTGGGTATTTGCGATTGCAGGGCTTGCTGCAGTTACCATTGCTATCGCTACCATCAGCTTCCAGGCAATAAAAGCGGCCGTTGCTAATCCTGTAAAAAGTTTGCGCACCGAATAA